Below is a window of Oreochromis aureus strain Israel breed Guangdong linkage group 4, ZZ_aureus, whole genome shotgun sequence DNA.
GATTTTCTCAAACACTGTCAAATGTGTGAAAGAGTCTGCACGGTTAACTTCATTACATCATGGAGTGTGTTAACAGTAACAAACACCTCTGGTCTTTTTAGTCAGGAGCTACAATTTACTATGACCTCTCTCCGAGAACACTTCTTTTACCTTTacttacaaagaaaagaaagaaaacaaaagaaaaccagcAGAATTCATTATGAGGAGAGAAATGTAACAGCACATGCTTGTAAAACTGATCCATCACAGTAACATTTAGTGTTTCAGGACGACACTGTACTTCAGGGAGACCCATGCTTGTGCAATAACAGAGTCGCTCACCAGGTACAGTGCAATCTATGCTCACTTCTGTAGTTGGTTTGCAGCGCGTGCAACACAGtgcaacaatttaaaaaaaaaaaaaaaaaattaaaaataatacatatCAATCTCCTCTGTGTCAGCCACTGTTTCGCCATTTCTCCCATTTTAGAAACCTGCCCTGTGTTTGGTCCACTGCCAGCAACTACAACAATGGCATGCAGGTTCATGTGACGCAGTCGAAGGAAATGCTCGTTGGCGTGCTCGTATTTTCTGGGAATAACTGGAAGACAAATAAAAGCACTTTGGAAGTCATCATAGTCACCTTCCTCTCCCGTTAACTGGATTATCCTCATTTTTAAGGATGAGTctcccaaaaaaaaacaaaacaaaaaaaaaaaaaacagtacaaactcagaaaaatagaaagagtgtgcagtggaataaaaacaaactcatGACGGTAGTGTTGTGGTTTTCTAGTAGTGCTCAATGTTGTGGGTGTAACAAGCACACACGCAAAGCAGGTCGTTCTGCTCCGGTTCTGTCGTTAAACCCGCCCGACCTTAGCGTCTCCGATGGCACCCCACACATCGAAAACAAACTCATCGGGGAAGGCAAAGTCTCCCAGGGTTTCATCTAAAGCCTCTGCAAACTCATCCGggttctttttgtcttttcccAGCTCCACCATGGTAGCCGCTGAGGGGAAGACAAAAAACATTACATCTTTTTTATCTCACATCACACTAAGTGAGACACTCACAGAGCCATCAGGGACTCAAACTCACCCAGCTCGCTGTCTCTGATGCCCATATAACTCTCGAGCAGGTCATCCACCTTCTCGATGGCCTTTTCCTCAAATGCAGAGGGCTAGAAGAACAGCAACGGGACATTTAatttaaacagtacaaacaCCAGTTATTAGTTCACAGGTCTTGCAGGCATGCTCACCAGCTCCTCCACAGTGGCAGGGCCTTTAGAGCGAAGACGAAGGGTGCCTCTGCCGGTCCCCAGCTGAACCCCTGAAGCCGACCTAGACCCACCAGATCTCTGGCTAATCATGTCTACAAAACAGAATTAAACCTGTTCAGAAATAATTGAAGATTTTTCCCTCTGCTGCGGCACTCTTCATCCTCTTTATTACTCTCTACTTATTACTCCCTGAGCTGGAAAACTGAAAACGCAGTTCGTTTAGCACTCTAGGTTTCTGTTTAGGACGTCTGATGTACTAATAAGGATGCTATTAGCACGatgaaatatatatttgtaagagagcacaggaaaagaCAGGTCAAAGACGGAGACCTAGAATCctggcacaaaaacaaaaaccctgtGGGTTTGCTCTACATTAGGAGTGTCAAGTCACTGTTCAAAATTTACCTCATATTAGGCCTTGCCACAGCCAAAAACTTCAATCATTTGTCTAGAACTAGCTGTTTGACCTGCCCTCCCCCTCCctttaagccagctttcttctgattggctcccCCTCGTATGTCCTTAACATACGAGGGGGAGCTATCCTACAGATCTAAGAGTACAAAAAAACCCTAAATGTGTTAAGAGCAGGCCAAAaccaaattgttttttttttttttaaatatgctaatgtaattttttaaaatttttatccAAATTCCCACCATTGTAAAACTATATATCTATAAATGATAGGAAAAAAGGAAAGCTATAACAGGTCCCTTCAAACTAGGTTTTCAAGCATCTTCTTCCAGCACCTACCAAAGGCTTTGAGAGGCTCCACCAGCTTGATGGTGAACTCCTTTCCTTTGGGAAGCTCCTTCAGCATCTTGGCCACTTCGTAGTGTCGACAGCCAATAAGGCGATGGCCATTAATCGACTCTATCATATCCCCCACGTTGATGACCTGGATCTGGTGGATGATGCTGCCCTCGCGGATCCTCTGaaaaaccataaaaaaaaaaaaaaaaaaatccaattcaCTATTAAGCTCATCGCTTTCTCCCTACAGCAAGTAATTGATTCACTTTCATTCCAGGGTCACGCCTTTACCCAGGGGTGCTTGAGTCAATAGAAAAACACTTTCTCCATCATTTAAACATTCCTCACCTTGATGAAAGCGTAGCCGGCTCCATTATCAGTGATCGTCAACCCCAGCGCGTCCTCCCCTTTGAACACCTCTATCTCCTTTCTCTGGCCTTTAATGTGGGCAAAAATAAAGTCCTCTAGCCCGATCTGACCTCCCAATAGTTTATCCATGTCCACCTTGTGAGTGTTCAGAGTGCAAAACATAACCTGTGAAGGAAGACAAACATCAGGTAAAATCTGCCACGAGCATATCTGGAGCAAATCTATAAATCCTCAAATCCATTAATGTCTGCAGAAAGTTTCACCTCTGACGGTGGTATCCCGAAAGCCTCGCCAATCTTGGCGTAAAGCTCCCGCACGTTACTGAAGCCCTCGATGCGGCCTGTGGGGCTGCCGTGAGCGAGCTGGGTGTGGAAGATGAGGCGAGGCCGCATGCTGTTAGGTGGCGGCGGAAGGCCTTCGGAGGTGGCGCCTTCTCCCAGCCCGACGACCCCACCATCGATGCCTTCCATACCTGGCACATTGAGACCTGCGCGGATAGGCTCCGCTTCCTCATTCTCGACCAGCGGGGACGCCTTCTTCCTTCTTCCCAATCCCAGTGGCATAGTAGTCCTATGAGGGGTTGCAGAGGGAGAGGAAGGgaggatggaggcagctctGGGGAGTTATGCTACAATCTTGACCAACATACACCTGCTCAGCTAGATCAGCTGCAGGTCTGCTGGATATGTATGTCACAGTAATAGTGTTGTCCTCTAGACCAGCTTGAGAGCCGTCTCAACCTGCACTGTATGGATTCAGGAATCCACACATCAGAGCAGCTCACATAGCTGGATCTGTCAAGTCCATCAGCCCGCAGTGGAAGATTTTCAGCTGTAAAACAAGAGACAGAAACTCATCTTTATACATGTACCATGGATTGTACATATGCAGGTGCATGCAAAAGTCTAGAGTCACaacttatttctttattttttgtatcCAAGGAGCCAAAATTTATTGCAACTTTGCACATTGCccgtttcttttttctgtaatttacaGTCAAGTCCTTGGATCTGAATATTTTCagggggttttgttttgtttgtttattatttttaattaacacTAACTTGTGAATcatttcaaggataaaaaaaaGGCACAGAACTTTAGCAAAGAATCTGTTTAAAACTGTCTTGAGGCACTTTGTTAAACACtgcagcagcctgtcacaaaaaaacacagtttgttcTTTAGATACATCTATGAAGAAGATAACACAGTCTGACAGTTATAAAATAGTATccttgcaccaacaaggtgattctcaaAGAGCTACACGGCAAATACTTGTCATGTCCTTACAAAAtaggaaacaataaaaaatccagcaaatacCTGAAACAGGACCTAAACACATGCTGAAGCTTCAATTGAGCCATCTACTGCTCAATGAagactcatcagaaatggtcttagTGGAacagtggctgtcaagaagccattcttaatgaatggaaacagggagaaaagtaTGGACTGAAATTCAATggcaaatttgacatttttcgTTCAAATCATCATCGATAAGTATGGAGGCGgccaggagagaggtacaacagtgaatGTCTACGGGAGTTTGGGGCTGCAAACTGCTGATCTTGGCAAAGCGGATGGAATTCTAAATCCAGAAAATGACAATCAGAAAATTGCAATATAGTCTGGAAAGTGTCTAACTGGTTTCAtatttcagcatgacagtgatcccaaaaaCACAGCCAAAGCAgaggaacactatcagtcatggccTGGCCTCCCCAGACCTCAAACTTTAAGATTATTGAAGcagggatcatcttgacagccaacatccaaagagcctggagaactattcccaCAGACTACTTAATGAAAATTACATGAAAGCCACACTTGTCTAAGAAAGTTTAGGCAGTGTTGAAGAATAAACGTAGTCATACAAAATACTGACATTCAAGCTAATTGTACAAATTCTGTTTTGCCTTACATACTGTATTTCAATGggtgtttgcacatgtttcaataaatcactgcaccccTTCTCAATTTcccaaacaaaatataaagaaacgagGGTTGGCTCGAgacctttgcacagtactgtatagaCTGTATAAATTGCTTCTTCTGAACACTGTCTACACATTATAGCTTGAACATTCATTACATTAGAAAACGCTAACGTTAGCTGCTAGCTCTAAGACGCAGTCAAACATCTTCCACTTGTAGCAACACAAATAACGAATAACAATTAATACTCCAGTGGCCACTTAGTCAGTTATCAGACAGTCTTCAGACAACTcatgaaacctgcagctgaaTCTTTGACTGGCAATCCCCCATGTTAGTGAGTTACACCGTTACTCTTTCTCAAGATTGATTAGCTATCTAGCTAGCTGAATCAAGATCGCAGTAAACATGGAAGGCGAGTCATTCTTACCGGAGCACGAGTTTCAGCCAACTATCGTTAGCCTGCTAACGGTGCACTCACAAATGACGTTACAGCTGCACAGACAGTGTTTAATATTTCTTACTTCTGCGTCACGAACAGGCTAACTTGGCCTACTAAGGTTTAAGGGTACAGTGtatctgtatgtatgtgtgtcgGTATGCTGCTGTAGAGTTAGCTAAGTGCCAGCCCAACAGGGGTGGAACAATGACGCATTCAAGGTTTCTCGTAAACACCAGCTTTCCCCAGAGCGACTGCTTCAAAGTcaaattttaaagtttaatcAAGAAGAATAAGAACGACATGAGTGTAAAGCAATGTTTGGTTAAAATGTAGTAAAGATCACATGGATATGTCTATTAGAGGTCTgctattttgacatttttacagGATCTTTGAGTCGAAGTTACATCATTACTATCattaaattatatataaatgtgtaCTGTGAATGTATGAATATTATGAAGGGTTTCTTTAGTTTTTACGAAACGTTAGGACGCCGTTGTCTACTTAAACGTTTGATATCGTTGCTATTTCTCTTAAGAGCGCTGATAGCTGTGAGCATACACCTCCCCCTGGAGGCCAAAATCTATTACGACAGCTGTCGATTATAAAACTTTAATTTTGAAGGTTCTTGCCGGAAGTATTTAGTGTTTCTGACGCTGACGTTTGTACGTCTAGTTCCTCGATTCTTTACAGGCGAACAAAACAAGCCCTGtattaacattttctttaacaGCTTGAATGCATTACCTGGCTGCTTATCGGTGTCCTTGAAAGTGacacagtttatttatttttttattcatacatATGATATTTCCGACTATCAAGCCAAACAGACGTGCAAGAGTGTTTCCGCTTGTGGTCTTCAAAATAAAGCCAACACTACACAGTTTTAACCacgaaaatgttatttttatctgAATAGAAGATATCTAATCTAGAATTCTGttcatttttacacagtaaataaaaaagagatAGGGACACTTTAATACAATGGGAATAATTACATGGTTTCTTTGAATAGTTCAAATAAGACTAATACAAAAACCTAGtaaaaatccccaaaagttaattctgttcttccactgaaaacgctacgtccagatgaatagaatcaaccttttgggatttacttacctggatgattgagcatgcatcaagaccttttaaaaaatgtaaaacagtcCATTTGAAGAGTTCATCATAGCACAAAAGTAAGTGTGGGTTACTAATGATCTTGTAGTTTCTGACAGTGTATCTGTCTCTGTatttgtcctgctagacctcagtgcagcattcaATACCGATTACCACACTTTGTTCATGTAAACAGGAGTCTTCTTTgcatggagttccacagggcaCTGTGCTGTGACCAATACGTTTTACCTCATACATGTTTTCCCTAGGTAACATCTTTAGAAAACACTGCATGCATTTGCATTGCTATGCAAATAGTACCttgctgtatttatttatgaaacCAGACTACACAAATTGGTTCGTTATACTATAGGCATTCCTGACTTCCAATTTTCTACTTCTTAATGTTGACAAAACCTCAGAAACATGGTGTCTACCCAGCTATGTACTCTGGATGACGTTATGTTAGCCTCCAGCAACACTTTGAGGAACCTGGTAGTCATTTTTGAAGTATGTCTTTTAACTGCATTCTTCCCTCTCCTGTTTTGGAGTGATGCTGacaaactagttcatgcatgtGTTATGCTTAGATTGGACCATTGTAAATCCTTATTGTCAGGTTGCTCTGAAAGATCTCTGGAAAGCCAGTTTATCCAAAACACTGAAGTGGGAGTATCGACAGGGACTAGAACACAGACCGTCTTTCTCCCGTATTGGCTTCTCTTTACTGAAACTTTGTTAGTTCTAGAATttaaactaaaatattttttcttgcaCACGCAAGTCTTGAATAACTAGACCCCATCATAACCAACTCTTAGATATGCTGCCATAAGCTCAGGCTGCCGAGGaacttcccatgatgcaatgAGCATTTTTTTGCCACCATGTGATTTTATCTTTTCTCTGAGATAGCTTGTTTTCTCCACGTCTCTGTGAATgccccttttcttttctctttcccctcacacCACAGCTGGCTTCAGCAGATTGTTGCCCCTCCCAGATCCTGtgtctgccagaggtttcttcctgttaaaagcaaGTTTTTCCTTTCTACTGTCACTACATGGTTCTTTAAGGGGGTTGGAATGGGAAATGTGATTGTTGGGCATTTTTCTGTAATATTATTATGTCTTTACCTTGAAATAAATTAAGCCCCAAATTAAGCCCCTCTGAACCAAAATGTATGAGGCTCACTAGATAAAGTGCTGGATACAGTGAAATCTGAGAAAAGATTTTAGGGCAAACTGTTGTTACAATTCAGCTATATAATTAAAACACTGGACAGTAAGTGATGCAGTATTGGCCAGTTTGGTTTGCCAGTTTCTTTATTGTGGAAATGCTAATCATCACAGCATAGGAAAGGGCAAGTAGAAATTTCCATATTTCCTATTATCAATTCATaaaacttttgttgttaaaaatcAAAGGCTTCTGAATCCCAACCTGAGAAATTTCAAAACATAAACGaggtaaacaaaaaaagaacgcatctgttttcctttaaaaagaaaaaaagaaaacattcattctgtaaaaaaaataaaataaagagaaattaGAGAGATTACACATCTCTACATTACGTTACACCATGTGTGCGTGTAAGTTAAAAACTTAAGCAGAAGCAGGACGAAGCGGCAGTTTCTGACTATCATGAGGTTTACTTATTTTTCTCTGACAGTCACATTGATACTAAAATGACTTTGCATGTGGATAATGACCCGAGTGGTTCACCAGCTTCCATCATCATCACAGTCAAAGATTTCAACTGTGTCTTCAGGATCGTCACCCAGCTGTGAAACTACACAACATCTGATTCTGTACACGCTAGAGTGAAAGCTGTCCGGCACAATAGACTCATGATATAAGACAGAGTGGTCAGAGGTTGCAGGCCTTTAACGCTGGAGGTTAAACTTCTTTTTCACATCTTGATGCAAATTATGACGGCAGCACATTTCATATCATTTTTACAGGTTGGATAAAAGAAATTATAAACACACTGGCTTTTGATTCAATCTGCAATCAGACAGACAGCATTAGAACAACAAAAAGGATGAATTAAACCATCACAAATACATGACTTCTGTATAAAATATCAATTTCTCTGTGCATTTTAACAGGGTATGAATGCAGTCAGGTTTTGATCATTTTCAGTCATGTGACAGGATACACACATGCCCCCAGCAAATTTTTAgacacata
It encodes the following:
- the gipc1 gene encoding PDZ domain-containing protein GIPC1, producing the protein MPLGLGRRKKASPLVENEEAEPIRAGLNVPGMEGIDGGVVGLGEGATSEGLPPPPNSMRPRLIFHTQLAHGSPTGRIEGFSNVRELYAKIGEAFGIPPSEVMFCTLNTHKVDMDKLLGGQIGLEDFIFAHIKGQRKEIEVFKGEDALGLTITDNGAGYAFIKRIREGSIIHQIQVINVGDMIESINGHRLIGCRHYEVAKMLKELPKGKEFTIKLVEPLKAFDMISQRSGGSRSASGVQLGTGRGTLRLRSKGPATVEELPSAFEEKAIEKVDDLLESYMGIRDSELAATMVELGKDKKNPDEFAEALDETLGDFAFPDEFVFDVWGAIGDAKVGRV